The segment AGGCACATGTGGACCCAAACTACCACCACCCTTCCACTCCTCTCTCAGATGCTCCCTGGCCTGTGCCCTAACcaggcctccctctgccccacctgcaGGTATTTCCCAGGTGGTAAAGGACCACGTGACCAAGCCCACTGCTATGGCCCAGGGCCGAGTGGCTCACCTCATTGAATGGAAGGGCTGGAGCAAGCCAAGCGACTCACCTGCTGCCCTGGAATCAGCCTTTTCCTCCTATTCGGACCTCAGCGAGGGTGAACAAGAGGCTCGCTTTGCAGCAGGTGGGGACAGGAAGGGGTCAGCCACACATTTGTCATAGGGATGCTCCCATTGCCTCACACCTGATGTGGAGGTTGGAGTCTTTCCAtacccctttctctttcctctcctgtctCCAAGCTGAGCCCTAGTCTTAATTCTTCCTCTAATGTATTCTGCTAACGAACCTTCTCCGCTAATGAATTCCGTGTCCTCCCCGACAGGAGTGGCCGAGCAGTTTGCCATTGCAGAAGCCAAGCTCCGGGCGTGGTCTTCGGTGGATGGTGAGGATTCTACTGATGAATCCTATGATGAAGACTACCCTGGAGGAACTGACTCAGGTGAGGGGCAGTCCATGCTCATGCCCCTAGCTGGGGTGGGACTGAATGAGAGGCCTTGTGATTCAGAGGCTTTTggaaggggtggggtgcagaCCCTGTCCAGGCAGTCCTTGACATTTCCAGGGGCAAGAGGGCTGTCCACGCTCATGGGGGGGCAGTCAGCACCTGGAAATGGAGTAGTTCCTTTCCCATAGGTGCGGAGCCTTCTTTGCCTGTGCCGTTGGCCTCGTAGTCCAGAGACCTCACCGATACCTTCTGTGCAACTGTGTCTCTGGGAGGGTCTGCTGTGCCTCACCTTTCCCTCTCAGGGCAGCCTTCTGGCCAGCTGTGGCGGCACAGATGAGCCACAGCAGCATAGCACCTCACAGGGCCATGGCCCCAGACAAACAGGAAGGCGTGCTGGGCCTGGACCGCCCACAGGGCCGTGCTGGCTCATGCTCAGCATCCTCAAATTCCATCTGAGACCTGCCTGTCGGCCTTTCTCTGGGCCAGTGCTTCCAGAGGGGACCCTGCGGGGCTGTGCAGCTGTGCACAGCCCTCCTTTCATCTTCCAATCCCCAGACCACATGGCTGACTTTCTCTGTAGCTTCTAGGCTCATGCCTCAcaacactccccccacccctacttcTTTGCCTTTGAAGATTGCCtccaccagcccccacccctccagctaATTAACAGATTCTCCAAGAGCAATACATTCGAGCAGACTAGCAATACATTAGAGTTCTGCTGTGGTCCAGAGGTGACTGATTTGGTTGCCTGAGGCCAAGATGGAGCCCGAAACCATAAATGCTCTCGTTTGATTGAGTTGCAGGCCTGCTTTTTGATCCTTGGTGTAATGATAATAACATTTATCCGAGGCCACCACAACCCCATGTAGAACCTTTGTGCAAATTCAAAAAAGCACCTCTCTCTCTGGTGGGCACGGTCCCATGCTAGGGCATGCTGCTTGATGAGCAGAGGGTGGGCTGAACTTCAGTCCACACTCACTGCCTTGGATAGGCTCCCCTCGTGCAATGGACCACTGGCACAACCATGTGTGGTATCCCTGCATTTATTACTTTCTTACTTTGTGCTACATTCTTTTGTTCTCTCAGCAACCCCATAAGTAGGTATATTAGACTCTCCAATTTGCcattaaggaaactgaggcaccaagaggttaagtgacttgcgcAGTTACCCAGCTCCTACCCACTCTCCCCACAGCTAGGGGTGCCAAGGGTGGAGTGGGGAGAATGTGGCTTCCAGGTTGGTCAATTGACATGGGGCTAGTAGggcttaattcttttttctccccctgcaGATATGGCTGGGCAGCTGCCCCTGGGGCCCCACCTCCAGGACCTCTTCACTGGCCACCGATTCTCCAGGCCTATGCGCCAGGGCTCTGTGGAGCCTGAGAGCGACTGCTCGCAGACCGTGTCCCCAGAGACCCTGTGCTCTAGTCTGTGCAGCCTGGAGGATGGGTTGCTGGGCTCCCCAGCCCGCCTGGCCTCCCAGCTGCTGGGTGACGAGCTGCTCCTCGCCAAACTGCCCCCCAGCCGGGAAAGTGCCTTCCGTAGCCTGGGCCCATTGGAGGCCCAGGACTCGCTCTACAACTCGCCCCTCATGGAGTCCTGCCTTTCCCCCGCCGAGGAGGAGCCAGCCCCCTGCAAGGACTGCCAGCCTCTCTGCCCGCCACCAGTGGGCAGCTGGGAACGGCAGCGGCAAGCCTCTGATGTAGCTTCTTCTGGGGTGGTGTCCTTAGACGCGGATGAGGCAGAGCCAGAGGAACAGTGACCCAAATCATGCCTGGTGGTGGCATGCGTCCCCTGGCTGCTGCTGGGGGCAGAGCCTCTGTGCCCAAGTGCGGGCTGGAGGCCTCCAGCAGAGCTCCAAAGCCTAGAGGGCTCCTGGGAGCACTCACTCCTCCGTTGTGTGTTTTGCATGAAAGTGtttggagaggaggcaggggccaggctgggggcgCATGTCCTGCCCCCACTCCTGGGGTTTGCCGGGGGTTGCCCGGGGCCCCTGGGGCATGGCTACAGCTGTGGCAGACAGTGATGTTCATGTTCTTAAATCAAAAATGCCACATACACATTTCCTCCTTGGATGATGTGAACCCCTAAGGGGGTGGTTGTGACTGGGCCCTGTGGGGTGGAACGGGAGGGAGCCcggccccctctcccccttccccgtgcctctctctttgcttctctccaCCTCTGAGTCCATGTGCAGTGCTTGACAGactcctcccccatcccagggCGGGCTGGCTCTTACCCTCCTGGAGCCTAGGATTGAGCCGTTTCCCCCAAGGGCCCCTCGCCCAGCTGGGCTCGTGCTGTGCTTTGCCTCTCCATCATCTCTAAATCTTCTTCTATTTCCTAAAGAGGGGTTTTGGTCTGTTCTTTCAATCGGATATTCTCTGGGAGGCACTGGATTGATGAAGGCATGtaccctctgcccttttcctggcCCCTTGTAGGATGTGTGGGCAGGATCCCAGCGGCTCACAGCCTGCCTGGCTGCCCTATTCACCGAGTTCTTGTCAGAGTGGAGTTGGGAGAAGGGATGGCTCCACTTGCTACGGAGCTGTGACTTCAATGTTCTTCCAGAGAGGGCCACAAGGGGGCCACGTGGGTGGCTGGGCAGTTGTCTGTGGGGGCCTGAGCCAGGCAGGAATTGTGCCAACAAGTGACAGTCATGTGGGAGTGTCTCTccttggggagggaggagggtagtGCCTTTCTTGGCTGAATGAAAGGCCAAAGCTATAGCACTGCGGGCCTCTGCCCCAGCTAGCGTGTTGATAACTAAGCAGTGGAGGCCTCTGTGGATCCTGTGTTCCACAGACCGTGAGCTCTGGAGTTTTATGGCTGTGGGGGGTTTGGGTGGCTGCAGAATTCCGAGCCTTGTAGGCTTTGGCAGGTAAGAGGGCCCAAGGTAAGAACAAGAGCTGATGGGCACAGGCATTCTATATATAAGTGGCTCATTAggtgtttattttgttctatttaagaatttgttttattaaattaatataaaaatctttGTAAATCTCTATATACATCTGGTCATTGGAGGTTCCAGTATAAACCCATCTTAGTTCTACCCGTTTCCCCCTCAAAGGGGGAGCAGGGGTCAAGTGACTCCACCCCTGTCCTGCCAGGGGGATGCTGATCTTCCTGCCCATGGAATACTTGCTACAGGTGGGCACTGGGTCAGATTCCAGGTAGGATGAACCAGGAGGAGCTTGGCACCCCAGGACTGGAAGGGAGGCTAGGGCTCCAGCCTTTAGTGCAGGCGCCTCCTTTCCCAAGGCAGACGGGACAGGAGAGCTTCACGGTCTAGACCAATAGCCACAGCCACTGCCATCCTAGGCCACCCACTGAGGGGGTTCATTGGCACTTGTCATCGCTGTCAGAAGGGCTCCCCTCCCGGGGGAGGCCATGATGGGAGCGGGGCCCCCAGAGTGCATGCACCTCTGTGGTCTCTGTGTCACTGCTGCTGGTGGCACTGTCACGGAAGCTGGCCAGGGGCGGCCGGACTTTGACGCCCTGTGCTGTGACAGAGCCCTCGATAGCCTTCCGGAGCTAGAAAGGGTAGAGGGTCAGATGTGTGGACTCTGAGCTCCCTGCTCAGACTCCACCCCAACACTTACCCCAGGTGAACTGGACACAAACAAGCCTGCATGCCTGTTTGGAAGCAGAAATGGTTTGATGGCCATTATCATCTCACCTCCTTTAGGGTGACGATCCCAATGAGTCGGCCAATACTGGTGACATAAGCATGGTCCACTCCCAGTAGTGAGAAGATGGTGTGAGTCTGCAGGGTGGGGAGAAAATACACTGGACATCATGTACACCATCTACAGGCCAGAGGGCCCCAGGACAAGGCCGGGGTGGGGAATAGGAGTGGTGCCATAcatagatggggggtggggaagggagggccaCCAGAGGGAAAAGAATAATGAGGACATTTCTGCAGCCAGGCCTCAGAAACTTAATAGAGGGAATCTTTAGGTTGCTTATTTGGTGGAGAAACAGAGGAAGGATTCTTCATCCCATGTTAGAAAGAGGATGATGGAGGACAGAACAACTGTTCAAATGTGACATGTAATGATTGGCCATGCACTGAGCGAGATCTTTCTGAAATTAGTAACTTCAGTACTGTTCTGAGATACCCATTCTACAGGAGAGGCAGTATGAGGCTCAGTGGTGAAGTGACTTTGCAGCTCCAGGAGTTTTCATCCCTCTATAGAAGGACAGTTTTTATTCCTCTACAGCCCTGCTCCTGTGCAGATGTCCAATCAGTCACAGAGGTATCTGGCAGGGAGGTTCCATATCCTTTAGGGGTACTGGCCCTGAATTTTGTGCCTCTCACCCCACTTCAGTAGCTGACACATGCTTCCCATTTGCCTCCAGCAGGCTGGCAGTTAAAATGTCCTTTACCGTGGCTCTGACATTTCAATCATGGCCTGAAGCACTCTACGTCTCGCATACAGTTTGCCTTTTCTGGGGCCCAAGTAGCATCCCAGGTGCTGTTGAGatgtagcttgaagtccaggGAAACAACAGTCAACCACAAACTCCCATGTCTTTCTGGCTTTGGACTCTCCCCCCAACTTTCAAATGGAATCACCAAGGGCTCAGGAATTGTCAACCAGTTCTCCTTGTGTTCTAAGTAGATTTTCTTGGGCCAGATGTCTTGAA is part of the Prionailurus viverrinus isolate Anna chromosome C2, UM_Priviv_1.0, whole genome shotgun sequence genome and harbors:
- the FAM131A gene encoding protein FAM131A isoform X1, which produces MGCIGSRSPAGQVASDPAWAVEWIELPRGLSLSSLGSARTLRGWSRSSRPSSVDSQDLPEVNVGDTVAMLPKSRRALTIQEIAALARSSLHGISQVVKDHVTKPTAMAQGRVAHLIEWKGWSKPSDSPAALESAFSSYSDLSEGEQEARFAAGVAEQFAIAEAKLRAWSSVDGEDSTDESYDEDYPGGTDSDMAGQLPLGPHLQDLFTGHRFSRPMRQGSVEPESDCSQTVSPETLCSSLCSLEDGLLGSPARLASQLLGDELLLAKLPPSRESAFRSLGPLEAQDSLYNSPLMESCLSPAEEEPAPCKDCQPLCPPPVGSWERQRQASDVASSGVVSLDADEAEPEEQ
- the FAM131A gene encoding protein FAM131A isoform X3 — protein: MLPKSRRALTIQEIAALARSSLHGISQVVKDHVTKPTAMAQGRVAHLIEWKGWSKPSDSPAALESAFSSYSDLSEGEQEARFAAGVAEQFAIAEAKLRAWSSVDGEDSTDESYDEDYPGGTDSDMAGQLPLGPHLQDLFTGHRFSRPMRQGSVEPESDCSQTVSPETLCSSLCSLEDGLLGSPARLASQLLGDELLLAKLPPSRESAFRSLGPLEAQDSLYNSPLMESCLSPAEEEPAPCKDCQPLCPPPVGSWERQRQASDVASSGVVSLDADEAEPEEQ
- the FAM131A gene encoding protein FAM131A isoform X4, with product MPMISVLGKMFLWQREGPGGRWTCQTSRRVASDPAWAVEWIELPRGLSLSSLGSARTLRGWSRSSRPSSVDSQDLPEVNVGDTVAMLPKSRRALTIQEIAALARSSLHGISQVVKDHVTKPTAMAQGRVAHLIEWKGWSKPSDSPAALESAFSSYSDLSEGEQEARFAAGVAEQFAIAEAKLRAWSSVDGEDSTDESYDEDYPGGTDSDMAGQLPLGPHLQDLFTGHRFSRPMRQGSVEPESDCSQTVSPETLCSSLCSLEDGLLGSPARLASQLLGDELLLAKLPPSRESAFRSLGPLEAQDSLYNSPLMESCLSPAEEEPAPCKDCQPLCPPPVGSWERQRQASDVASSGVVSLDADEAEPEEQ
- the FAM131A gene encoding protein FAM131A isoform X2, with amino-acid sequence MGCIGSRSPAGQVASDPAWAVEWIELPRGLSLSSLGSARTLRGWSRSSRPSSVDSQDLPEVNVGDTVAMLPKSRRALTIQEIAALARSSLHGVAEQFAIAEAKLRAWSSVDGEDSTDESYDEDYPGGTDSDMAGQLPLGPHLQDLFTGHRFSRPMRQGSVEPESDCSQTVSPETLCSSLCSLEDGLLGSPARLASQLLGDELLLAKLPPSRESAFRSLGPLEAQDSLYNSPLMESCLSPAEEEPAPCKDCQPLCPPPVGSWERQRQASDVASSGVVSLDADEAEPEEQ